A window of Streptomyces broussonetiae genomic DNA:
CCTGGACGCCGAGATCGCGGAGCTGGCCTTCGACTCGCTCGTGGACGCGCTGCCGGTGCGGGGCGTCACGGACCCGCCGCGGATGCTGACGTTCCGGGCGGGCGAGGTGACCGTCGACGTGGAGGTGACCGAGGACGGGCTGATCGGCCAGGTGCTGCCGCCCGCGTCGGCGCGTATCGAGGTGCTCGGCGGCCCGCAGACGGCCCGCCCGGTCACGGTCGACCCCCTCGGCCGCTTCGCCAGTGACACACCGCCGGCCGGCCCGTTCGCCCTGAGGCTGCGGACCGGCGCGGAGGTCATCGTCACCGAGTGGCTGCGGGCCTGAGGCCGTTCGGCGAGCCGCCCGTGGTCACCAGGTCACGGGCAGCGTCCGGGGGCCGCGGATCATCGTCCTGTGCCGCCAGAGCACCTGCTCCGGCGGCACGGCGAGGCGCAGCCCGGGCAGCCGGTCCAGGAGAGTGTCGATCAGCAGCTCGGTCTGCAGCCGGGCCAGCACCGTTCCGGTGCAGAAGTGCGGGCCGTTGCCGAACGCCACGTGCGGGTTGGGATCGCGGTCGGGGTCGATGCGGTCCGGGTCGGGGAAGACGGCCGGGTCGCGGTTGGCGGCGAGGTAGGAGACGTAGACCGGCTCGCCCGCCGCGATCCGGTGGCCGGCGATCTCCACGTCCTCCAGCGCGATCCGGGCGAGCCCCACCGAGCTGCGGTGCGGGATCCACCGGAACAGCTCGTCCAGCACCGGACCGCGTGCCTCGGGACGCGCCCGCATCCGTTCCATCAGCTCCGGCCGGGTCAGCAGGAGGTACAGCATCTGCCCGCAGTTGTGGGTGACGGCCTCGCCGCCGATCTGCAGCGGCCCGGCGAGCCCCACGGCCTCCTCCTCGCGGATCTCCCCGCGGGCCACGGCCGTGCCGAGCATCGAGTAGACGTCCTCGGCCGGGCTCGCGGCCCGGGCCCGGACGGCCTGGGTGATCCACCCGTACAGCCCGTCCTTGGCCCGGCCGGCGGCCTCGACCCCGTTGGTGGAGATGATCTCCCGCGTCCATGCGTGCACCTGCCCCCGGTCGGCGGCGGGCACGCCCATCACCTCGCTGACGACGCAGAGCGGGAACGGCTCCAGCACCCGCTCGACCAGGTCGGCGGGCGGCCCGTCCTGCACGACGCCGTCCACCAGCGCGTCCAGGAGCGCCTGGGCGCGGGGCCGCAGCCGTTTCATGGCGCTCACCGTGAAGGCGCCCGCGACCGGCTTGCGCAGCCGGTTGTGATCCGGCTGGTCGGCCCAGGCGAGAGAGCCCGGGCGGGGCGCGAAGTTCGGTGCCATCCGGGTGACTTGACGGTGTGTCACCTCGGTGCGGCTGAACCGCGGGTCGTTGGTGATCAGCTTCACGTCGTCGTGGCGGGTCGCCAGCCACGCCCAGCCCTCGCCGAACGGCAGCCGGATCCGGGTCAGCGGACCCTCGCGCATGAGGCCGGCGAGGACCGGGTCGAACTCCGTCCCGTCCAGGTCGGGCGTGGACCAGTCCCGCACGGGCGGCGGTGCCTGGCCGGTGAGCGTGGTCTCCTCGGTCATGCCCTCCACCCTGGTACGGGGGCCTCTGGCTGTCCTGCGGGAGTGCGCCATGTGGAGGGCGGCCGGGCCCGTGGGGCTGCCGCGCCGGGGCGCCGTGCCCGTGCTGCGCCGTTGTGGCCGGACGGAGCCCGCGCAGCCGCATGGCGCCACGGCCCCGCGCCCCTTGCGGGGGCGTCTCAGACCGCGTTCACGAGTCCGGCCAGCGCGTCCGCCAGCCGGTCCAGCCCGGGGCCGGTCGGCCCGCCCGGCTCCGCCATATAGGTGTCCCGCCGGATCTCCACCATCAGGGCGCCGACCCGGGCGTCGGTGCCGTAGAACTCCAGTGGCACGTACGTCCCGGCGAAGGGGCTGTCCAGGCCCGTCGCGCCGCAGGGCGCGAAGGCCTCGCGGGCCGCGGCGGTCAGCCACGGCGGGGTGTGGAAGGGGTCCGTGCCCAGGCAGACCGGCGGGCGCGGCCCGGCGGCGTGCAGTTCGTAGGGCAGCGGGGCGCTCGGGTAGGAGTGCACGTCGATGATCACGGCCCGGCCGGCGGCGGCCAGCCGGTCCGCCACCGCCTCGGTCATGGCCCGCGCATACGGCCGGAAGTACCGCTCCAGCAGAGGCTCGGGATCGGTGTCCGGTGGCCGCAGTTCGCCCAGGTGCGTGGTCCGCGTGTACACGGCGCCCATGCCGACGGCCGCCATCTCCTCCCGCTCGTCCGGGAACCGCTCCGGGTCCACGACCAGCCGGGACAGCCGGTTCACGAACCGCCAGGGGGTCGTGGTGGCCAACTCAGCCGCCAGCGCGGCCAGTTCGGCGGTGTGCGCATCCGTGATGTGGTCCAGCTCGGCCGCCAGGGCGCGGTCGTCCAGCACGATGGCGGGGCGCACGTTCTCGGGAATCTCCCGCGCCGCGTGCGGCACGTGCAGCAGGACGGGCGAGGCGGGGTCGCCGGGGAGCAGTTCGAAGGCGGACACGGGCGGCTCCGGACGGTGGGGTGACGGTGTCGCGGATCACGGTGCCACACCGTCCGCAGCCGCCCCGCGTCAGCCCAGCAACTCCCTCATCAGCAGACCTACTTGTTCCGTCTCGATCAGGAACCCGTCGTGCCCGTACGGCGAGTGCACCACCCGCACCCGGTCGGCGCCCGGGATCAGCGCGGCCAGCTCCCGCTGCTGGGCAAGGGGGTAGAGGCGGTCGGAGTCGACACCGGCCACCAGGGTGGGTGCGCCGACCCGGGCGAGAGCGGCCCGGAGCCCGCCCCGGCCGCGGCCGGCGTCATGGGCGTTCATCGCCTCGGTCAGGACGACGTAGCTGCCCGCGTCGAACCGGCTGACCAGTTTCGCCGCGTGATGGTCCAGGTACGACTCCACCTGGTAGCGGCCGCTGCGCCAGGGGTCCTCGGCGTCCTGCGGGGACCGGCCGAAGCGGGCGGTCAGCTCCGGCTCGCTGCGGTAGGTGACCTGGGCGAGACGGCGGGCCAGGCCCAGCCCCACGACCGGTCCCCGGCCGGTGCCGTGATAGGTGCCGCCCTGCCAGTGCGGGTCGGCGCGGATGGCGTGCAGCTGGATACCGGCCCAGGCGATCTGCTCCGCGCTCGCCGCCGCCGTGGTGGCGAGCAGCAGCAGCGCCCCGGCCCGCTCCGGGTACGACACCGCCCACTCCACGGCCCGCATCCCGCCCATCGAGCCCCCGACGACCAGCGCCCAGCGCGCGATGCCCAGGGCGTCCGCGAGCCCGGCCTCCGCCGCGACCTGGTCGCGCTGGGTGAGGAAGGGGAAGGCGCCGCCCCAGGCCCCGCGGCCGTCCGGGTGCGGGGCGGCCGGGCCCGTGCTGCCCTGGCAGCCGCCCAGCACGTTGGGTGCCACCACGAACCACCGGTCGGTGTCCAGTGCGCGCCCGGGGCCCACCAGTTCGTCCCACCAGCCGGGCGACGGATGCCCCGGCCCCGCGGGACCGGCGGCATGGCTGTCGCCGGTCAGCGCGTGCAGCACCAGCACCGCGTTGGACGCGTCCGGCGCGAGCCGCCCCCAGGTCTCGAACGCCAGTCGCACACCGGGCAGTTCACCGCCCGCATCGAGGGGCAGGGGGCTGTCCGCCGTCCACCACTGCCGCCGGCCCGGCGGGTCGCCCTCCCGCCAGGCCCCGGTCACCGGCACACGCTCCGTGGCTGGAACGGTGCTCACCTACGCGTCCTTGGCCGCGCGGAAGCCGGCCTCCAGGTCCGCCTTGAGGTCGGCCAGGTTCTCGATGCCGACCGACAGCCGGACCAGGCCCGGCGCGGTGCCGGTCGCCGCCAGCTCCTCCTCGGTGAGCTGGCTGTGCGTGGTGGACGCCGGGTGGATGATCAGACTGCGTACGTCACCGATGTTGGCGAGATGGCTGAACAGCTCGACGGCGTCCACGAACCGCCGGCCCGCCCCGACCCCGCCACGCAGCTCGAAGGAGAGCACGGCACCGGCCCCGCGCGGCAGGTACCGCTGCCCCGCCTTGTACCACTTGCTGGACTCCAGGCCCGGATAGTGGACGACGGAGACCTCGTCGCGCTGTTCCAGCCACTGCGCGAGTGCCTGCGCGTTGGCGGTGTGCCGCTCCAGGCGCAGGCTCAGCGTCTCCACGCCCTGGAGCAGCAGGAACGCCGAGTGCGGGGAGAGCGCCGGGCCGAGGTCGCGCAGCAGCTGTACCCGCAGCTTCACGGCGAACGCGCCAGGGCCGAGCGCCGGCCAGTAGCGCAGCCCGTGATAGCTCGGGTCGGGTTCGGTGAAGCCCGGGAAGCGGTCGGCGTGCGCGCCGAAGTCGAAGCTGCCGCCGTCCACCACGACACCGGCGATCGCCGTGCCGTGCCCGCCGAGGAACTTGGTCGCCGAGTGCACCACGATGTCCGCGCCGTGCTCGAGGGGCCGCAGCAGGTACGGCGTCGGCACGGTGTTGTCCACGATCAGCGGGACCCCGGCCGCATGGGCCACGTCGGCGACCGCCTGCACGTCCAGGACGTTGCCGCGCGGGTTGCCGAACGACTCGGCGAACAGTGCCTTGGTGGTCGGCCGGATCGCGGCCCGCCAGGCCTCGGCGTCGTCCGGGTCGTCCACGAAGGACACCTCGATGCCGAACCGGGGCAGGGTGTGCCGGAAGAGGTTGTAGGTGCCGCCGTACAGGGAGGTGCTGGAGACGATGTGGTCCCCGGCCCCGGCCAGCGTCAGGATCGCCAGCGTCTCGGCCGCCTGCCCCGAGGCGAGCGCGACCGCTCCCACGCCGCCCTCCAGCGCGGCGATGCGCTGCTCGAACACGTCCGTGGTCGGGTTGTGGATCCGGGTGTAGATGTTGCCGGGCTCGGCCAGCGAGAACAGGTCGGCCGCGTGCTGCGTGTCGCGGAAGACGAACGAGGTGGTCTGGTACACCGGCGTCGCCCGGGCGCCGGTCGTCGGGTCGGGGGCGGCCCCGGCGTGGATCTGCTGTGTCTCGAAGGACCAGGCCGGGGTGCCGGTGGTGGGCTGTGTGCTCATGAAGCTCCTCGGGCGTGGGAGACGGCGGGACGTGGCACGAGACAACCACGCGCGAACTCGCCCGAACAGCCATGTATGAGACGTGACATGAGGTCGTCATGGACGACATGTCGCAGCAATGTTCCCGGACACGACTCCGCCCCGGCCAGGGGTTCCGGCCGGGGCGGAGTCAGCGGGCCTGCGCGCAGGCGCCGTGGCCCTTAGGCGAGGGACGCGAGCGCCGCGTTCCAGGTGGCCGACGGGCGCATGACCGCGTCCGCCTTGGCCTGGTCGACCTGGTAGTAGCCGCCGATGTCGGCCGGGGAGCCCTGCACGGCGATCAGCTCGTCCACGATCTTGTGCTCGTCGGCCGCGAGGGACTCGGCGAACGGCGCGAACACCTTGGCCAGGTCGGCGTCGTCGGTCTGCCGGGCCAGCTCCTGCGCCCAGTACAGGGACAGGTAGAAGTGGCTGCCGCGGTTGTCGATGCCGCCGACACGACGGGTCGGGGACTTGTCCTCGTTGAGGAAGCTCGCCGTGGCGCGGTCGAGGGTGTCGGCGAGGACCTTGGCACGGGCGTTGCCGGTGGCCTCGGCGTACTGCTCGAAGGACGGCACCAGGGCGAAGAACTCACCCAGGGAGTCCCAGCGCAGGTAGTTCTCCTTGACCAGCTGCTGGACGTGCTTGGGCGCGGAGCCGCCGGCGCCCGTCTCGAACAGGCCGCCGCCCGCCATCAGCGGGACGACCGACAGCATCTTGGCGCTGGTGCCCAGCTCCAGGATCGGGAACAGGTCGGTCAGGTAGTCACGCAGCACGTTGCCGGTCACCGAGATGGTGTTCTCGCCGCGGCGGATGCGCTCCACCGACAGCTTGGTGGCGTCGACCGGGGCGAGGATCCTGATGTCCAGGCCCTCGGTGTCGTGCTCCGGCAGGTACTGCCGGACCCTGGCGATCAGGTTGGCGTCGTGCGCGCGGCCCTCGTCCAGCCAGAAGACGGCCGGGTCGCCGGTGGCGCGGGCGCGGGTGACGGCCAGCTTGACCCAGTCGCGGATCGGGGCGTCCTTGGTCTGGCAGGCGCGGAAGATGTCGCCCTCGGCGACCGGCTGCTCGATCAGGACGTTGCCGGCCGCGTCGGTCACCCGGACCGTGCCGGCGGTCGCGATCTCGAAGGTCTTGTCGTGGGAGCCGTACTCCTCGGCCTTCTGCGCCATCAGGCCGACGTTCGGCACCGAGCCCATGGTGGACGGGTCGTAGGCGCCGTTCGCCCGGCAGTCCTCGATGACGGCCTGGTAGACACCGGCGTAGGAGGAGTCCGGGATGACGGCGAGGGTGTCGGCCTCCTGGCCGTCCGGGCCCCACATGTGGCCGGAGGTGCGGATCATCGCCGGCATGGAGGCGTCGACGATGACGTCCGAGGGGACGTGCAGGTTGGTGATGCCCTTGTCCGAGTCGACCATGGCCAGGGCCGGGCCGTCGGTCAGCTCGGCGTCGAAGGAGGCCTTGATCTCGGCGCCCTCGGGCAGGTTCTCCAGGCCCTTGAGGATGCCGCCGAGGCCGTCGTTCGGGCTGAGACCCGCGGCCTTGAGCGTCTCGCCGTACTTCGCGAACGTCTTCGGGAAGAAGGCGCGCACCACGTGACCGAAGATGATCGGGTCGGAGACCTTCATCATCGTGGCCTTCAGGTGCACGGAGAAC
This region includes:
- a CDS encoding N-formylglutamate amidohydrolase, giving the protein MSAFELLPGDPASPVLLHVPHAAREIPENVRPAIVLDDRALAAELDHITDAHTAELAALAAELATTTPWRFVNRLSRLVVDPERFPDEREEMAAVGMGAVYTRTTHLGELRPPDTDPEPLLERYFRPYARAMTEAVADRLAAAGRAVIIDVHSYPSAPLPYELHAAGPRPPVCLGTDPFHTPPWLTAAAREAFAPCGATGLDSPFAGTYVPLEFYGTDARVGALMVEIRRDTYMAEPGGPTGPGLDRLADALAGLVNAV
- a CDS encoding bifunctional o-acetylhomoserine/o-acetylserine sulfhydrylase, with product MSTQPTTGTPAWSFETQQIHAGAAPDPTTGARATPVYQTTSFVFRDTQHAADLFSLAEPGNIYTRIHNPTTDVFEQRIAALEGGVGAVALASGQAAETLAILTLAGAGDHIVSSTSLYGGTYNLFRHTLPRFGIEVSFVDDPDDAEAWRAAIRPTTKALFAESFGNPRGNVLDVQAVADVAHAAGVPLIVDNTVPTPYLLRPLEHGADIVVHSATKFLGGHGTAIAGVVVDGGSFDFGAHADRFPGFTEPDPSYHGLRYWPALGPGAFAVKLRVQLLRDLGPALSPHSAFLLLQGVETLSLRLERHTANAQALAQWLEQRDEVSVVHYPGLESSKWYKAGQRYLPRGAGAVLSFELRGGVGAGRRFVDAVELFSHLANIGDVRSLIIHPASTTHSQLTEEELAATGTAPGLVRLSVGIENLADLKADLEAGFRAAKDA
- a CDS encoding NADP-dependent isocitrate dehydrogenase; protein product: MTDSTIIYTYTDEAPALATHSFLPVIQAYASQAGVPVTTRDISLAGRIIAHFPEYLNEDQRIPDALAELGELAKTPAANIVKLPNISASIPQLKAAVAELQGKGYALPDYPDDPKTDEEREIRARYDKIKGSAVNPVLREGNSDRRAPASVKNYAKTHPHRMGAWTGESKTNVATMGENDFRSTEKSVVIAEDGALKIELVAADGTTTVLRESVPVLKDEVVDASVLHVAELETFLAAQVARAKAEGVLFSVHLKATMMKVSDPIIFGHVVRAFFPKTFAKYGETLKAAGLSPNDGLGGILKGLENLPEGAEIKASFDAELTDGPALAMVDSDKGITNLHVPSDVIVDASMPAMIRTSGHMWGPDGQEADTLAVIPDSSYAGVYQAVIEDCRANGAYDPSTMGSVPNVGLMAQKAEEYGSHDKTFEIATAGTVRVTDAAGNVLIEQPVAEGDIFRACQTKDAPIRDWVKLAVTRARATGDPAVFWLDEGRAHDANLIARVRQYLPEHDTEGLDIRILAPVDATKLSVERIRRGENTISVTGNVLRDYLTDLFPILELGTSAKMLSVVPLMAGGGLFETGAGGSAPKHVQQLVKENYLRWDSLGEFFALVPSFEQYAEATGNARAKVLADTLDRATASFLNEDKSPTRRVGGIDNRGSHFYLSLYWAQELARQTDDADLAKVFAPFAESLAADEHKIVDELIAVQGSPADIGGYYQVDQAKADAVMRPSATWNAALASLA
- the metX gene encoding homoserine O-acetyltransferase MetX translates to MSTVPATERVPVTGAWREGDPPGRRQWWTADSPLPLDAGGELPGVRLAFETWGRLAPDASNAVLVLHALTGDSHAAGPAGPGHPSPGWWDELVGPGRALDTDRWFVVAPNVLGGCQGSTGPAAPHPDGRGAWGGAFPFLTQRDQVAAEAGLADALGIARWALVVGGSMGGMRAVEWAVSYPERAGALLLLATTAAASAEQIAWAGIQLHAIRADPHWQGGTYHGTGRGPVVGLGLARRLAQVTYRSEPELTARFGRSPQDAEDPWRSGRYQVESYLDHHAAKLVSRFDAGSYVVLTEAMNAHDAGRGRGGLRAALARVGAPTLVAGVDSDRLYPLAQQRELAALIPGADRVRVVHSPYGHDGFLIETEQVGLLMRELLG
- a CDS encoding cytochrome P450, whose amino-acid sequence is MTEETTLTGQAPPPVRDWSTPDLDGTEFDPVLAGLMREGPLTRIRLPFGEGWAWLATRHDDVKLITNDPRFSRTEVTHRQVTRMAPNFAPRPGSLAWADQPDHNRLRKPVAGAFTVSAMKRLRPRAQALLDALVDGVVQDGPPADLVERVLEPFPLCVVSEVMGVPAADRGQVHAWTREIISTNGVEAAGRAKDGLYGWITQAVRARAASPAEDVYSMLGTAVARGEIREEEAVGLAGPLQIGGEAVTHNCGQMLYLLLTRPELMERMRARPEARGPVLDELFRWIPHRSSVGLARIALEDVEIAGHRIAAGEPVYVSYLAANRDPAVFPDPDRIDPDRDPNPHVAFGNGPHFCTGTVLARLQTELLIDTLLDRLPGLRLAVPPEQVLWRHRTMIRGPRTLPVTW